From one Thalassobaculum sp. OXR-137 genomic stretch:
- a CDS encoding DegQ family serine endoprotease: MGLKTSATAVRVLAEDGRSEAAANLYRMALAAALATMLAFGMALSNPAHAKAPPESFADLAERLLPAVVNIATTQTVDSSRMPDMPQFPPGSPFEEFFKDFFERNQGQRPSRPRSAQSLGSGFIIDPAGIVVTNNHVIADADEIKVRLQDDTEYEATLIGKDPKTDVAVLSINPGNRELPYVEFGDSGALRVGDWVVAIGNPFGLGGTVTAGIVSARGRDIGQGPYDDFLQTDASINRGNSGGPLFNLEGKVVGINTAIFSQTGGSVGIGFAIASDLASGVVDQLREFGRTRRGWLGVRIQQVSPDIADSLGLDTARGALVADVTPDGPAQAAGIQPGDIITGFNGQPVDEMRTLPRIVAETRVGREVPVEVWRDGASMTVMATLGELEQAEEARMLTTSATPGPVEEGRVDSLGLGLATLTPQLREQYGVTEEVEGVVVTEVDDTVDAADKGLREGDVIVEVAQDEVRSLEDVRRLVEDHRTNGKKTILLLVNRQGEQRFIPLRIDKG; the protein is encoded by the coding sequence ATGGGCCTGAAGACCTCTGCCACCGCAGTACGCGTCCTCGCGGAAGACGGTCGGTCGGAAGCCGCCGCCAATCTGTATCGGATGGCGCTGGCGGCTGCACTGGCGACCATGCTGGCGTTCGGCATGGCGCTGTCAAACCCGGCGCATGCCAAGGCGCCGCCTGAAAGTTTCGCCGATCTCGCCGAGCGGCTGCTGCCGGCCGTGGTGAACATCGCCACGACGCAGACGGTCGATTCGTCGCGTATGCCGGACATGCCGCAGTTCCCGCCGGGCTCGCCGTTCGAGGAGTTCTTCAAGGACTTCTTCGAGCGCAATCAGGGCCAGCGGCCCTCGCGTCCGCGCTCGGCCCAGTCTTTGGGCTCCGGGTTCATCATCGATCCCGCCGGCATCGTGGTGACGAACAATCACGTCATCGCCGACGCGGACGAGATCAAGGTCCGCCTGCAGGACGACACCGAGTACGAAGCGACGCTGATCGGCAAGGACCCGAAGACCGACGTGGCCGTCCTGTCGATCAATCCGGGCAACCGCGAGCTGCCCTATGTCGAATTCGGCGATTCCGGCGCCCTGCGCGTCGGCGACTGGGTGGTGGCGATCGGCAACCCGTTCGGCCTCGGCGGTACCGTGACCGCCGGTATCGTGTCGGCCCGCGGCCGCGACATCGGCCAGGGTCCGTACGACGACTTCCTGCAGACCGACGCCTCGATCAACCGCGGCAACTCCGGTGGCCCGCTGTTCAACCTCGAGGGCAAGGTGGTCGGCATCAACACCGCCATCTTCTCGCAGACCGGCGGCTCGGTGGGCATCGGCTTCGCCATCGCCTCCGACCTCGCCAGCGGGGTTGTCGATCAGTTGCGCGAGTTCGGCCGGACCCGTCGCGGCTGGCTCGGAGTGCGGATCCAGCAGGTCAGCCCCGATATCGCCGACAGCCTCGGGCTCGATACCGCCCGCGGCGCCCTGGTCGCCGATGTGACCCCGGACGGCCCGGCCCAGGCGGCCGGCATCCAGCCGGGCGACATCATCACCGGGTTCAACGGCCAGCCGGTGGACGAGATGCGCACTCTGCCGCGCATCGTCGCCGAGACCCGGGTCGGCCGCGAGGTTCCCGTGGAGGTCTGGCGCGACGGTGCGTCCATGACCGTCATGGCGACCCTCGGCGAGCTGGAACAGGCCGAGGAAGCGCGGATGCTGACCACGTCGGCCACTCCGGGACCGGTGGAAGAAGGCCGCGTCGACTCGCTTGGCCTCGGTCTCGCCACGCTGACGCCGCAATTGCGAGAGCAATATGGCGTCACGGAAGAGGTCGAAGGCGTTGTCGTCACCGAGGTGGACGACACGGTTGACGCTGCCGACAAAGGCCTGCGTGAGGGCGACGTGATCGTCGAAGTCGCCCAGGATGAGGTTCGTTCCCTCGAGGATGTGCGCCGTCTCGTAGAAGATCATCGCACCAATGGGAAGAAAACCATCCTTCTGCTGGTCAATAGACAAGGGGAGCAGAGATTTATCCCGCTCCGTATCGACAAGGGCTGA
- a CDS encoding Mrp/NBP35 family ATP-binding protein gives MTTVSEQSVRKALAEVVDPGSGAALSALATVSGLVIKDGNIGFSLEVDPAKGPGLEGLRKASESAVLALPGVTSATAVLTAHRAGAAPQPPRAAQPQQGRMPSRPDLPGIKAIVAVASGKGGVGKSTVATNLALALAGRGLEVGLLDADVYGPSLPRMMGINRKPESRDGKTLIPLENHSIKCMSIGFLVAEDTPTIWRGPMVMSALEQMLRDVEWGELDVLVVDMPPGTGDAQLTMAQRVPLAGAVIVSTPQDIALLDARKGLNMFRRVDVPVLGIVENMSYFLCPHCGERSDIFGHGGARQEAETLGVPFLGEVPLHLDIRVAGDGGTPIVAADPTGPHAAAFAAIAEKVAAAISGPSQRKAAPSIVFE, from the coding sequence ATGACAACGGTTTCCGAGCAATCTGTCCGAAAAGCCCTGGCCGAGGTCGTCGATCCGGGCTCCGGCGCCGCCCTGTCGGCGCTGGCGACGGTGTCCGGGCTGGTGATCAAAGACGGCAATATCGGCTTCTCGCTGGAAGTCGATCCGGCCAAGGGGCCGGGCCTGGAAGGCCTCCGCAAAGCCTCGGAATCCGCCGTTCTGGCGCTGCCCGGCGTGACCTCGGCGACCGCCGTTCTCACCGCCCACCGCGCCGGAGCCGCGCCGCAGCCGCCGCGCGCCGCCCAGCCGCAGCAGGGCCGCATGCCGTCGCGCCCCGACCTGCCCGGCATCAAGGCGATCGTCGCCGTCGCCTCGGGCAAGGGCGGGGTGGGCAAATCGACCGTTGCCACCAACCTGGCCCTGGCGCTGGCCGGGCGGGGGCTGGAGGTCGGGCTGCTCGACGCCGACGTCTACGGGCCGTCCCTGCCGCGGATGATGGGGATCAACCGCAAGCCGGAGAGCCGGGACGGCAAGACGCTGATCCCGCTGGAGAACCACAGCATCAAATGCATGTCGATCGGCTTCCTGGTGGCCGAGGACACGCCGACCATCTGGCGCGGCCCGATGGTGATGAGCGCGCTGGAGCAGATGCTGCGCGACGTGGAATGGGGCGAGCTCGACGTGCTGGTGGTCGACATGCCGCCGGGCACCGGCGACGCCCAGCTCACTATGGCCCAGCGGGTGCCGCTGGCCGGCGCTGTGATCGTCTCCACGCCGCAGGACATCGCCCTGCTGGACGCCCGCAAGGGGCTCAACATGTTCCGCCGGGTCGACGTGCCGGTGCTCGGGATCGTGGAGAACATGAGCTATTTCCTGTGCCCCCATTGCGGCGAGCGCAGCGACATCTTCGGTCATGGCGGTGCGCGCCAGGAGGCGGAGACGCTGGGTGTGCCGTTCCTGGGCGAGGTGCCGCTGCATCTCGACATCCGGGTAGCGGGCGATGGCGGCACCCCCATCGTGGCGGCCGACCCGACGGGACCGCATGCCGCGGCCTTCGCCGCGATCGCCGAGAAGGTGGCGGCAGCGATCTCCGGGCCCTCCCAGCGCAAGGCAGCGCCGAGCATCGTGTTCGAATAG
- the hflC gene encoding protease modulator HflC → MNRTLAVLGIIVVIIGIVLSQSFFIVDETEQALVVRFGEPVREIREPGLNFKIPVAENTIYYERRALDVDPPRQQVILSDQKRLDVDSYARYKIVDPLQFFRAVRTEREASSRLSVVINSSLRQVLGNKTLIDVLSEQRAQIMTDIRAEVNESAKRFGMELIEVRIRRADYPDATKQNIFDRMTSEREREAREFRAQGNEQAQKIRADADKQRTVIVAEAQKEAETLRGEGDGQAIKIYADAFGRDPEFFAFYRSMQAYRTMVNEGSGDTTMVLSPDSDFFKYFNSITGGVPAPVQ, encoded by the coding sequence ATGAACCGGACCCTAGCCGTTCTCGGTATTATCGTCGTCATCATCGGCATCGTCCTGTCGCAGTCCTTCTTCATCGTCGATGAGACGGAGCAGGCGCTGGTCGTACGCTTCGGTGAGCCGGTGCGTGAAATCCGCGAGCCGGGACTGAACTTCAAGATCCCGGTGGCGGAAAACACGATCTACTACGAGCGCCGGGCGCTCGACGTCGATCCGCCGCGCCAGCAGGTCATCCTGTCGGATCAGAAGCGTCTCGATGTGGACAGCTACGCCCGCTACAAGATCGTCGATCCGCTGCAGTTCTTCCGGGCCGTGCGGACCGAGCGGGAGGCGTCGTCGCGGCTCTCGGTGGTCATCAACTCCTCGCTGCGTCAGGTGCTGGGCAACAAGACCCTGATCGACGTCCTGTCGGAGCAGCGCGCGCAGATCATGACCGACATCCGCGCCGAGGTGAACGAGAGTGCCAAGCGCTTCGGGATGGAACTGATCGAGGTGCGTATCCGCCGGGCGGACTATCCGGACGCCACCAAGCAGAACATCTTCGACCGCATGACCTCCGAGCGTGAGCGCGAAGCCCGCGAGTTCCGCGCCCAGGGTAACGAGCAGGCGCAGAAGATCCGGGCCGATGCCGACAAGCAGCGCACGGTCATCGTCGCCGAGGCCCAGAAAGAAGCCGAGACCCTGCGCGGTGAAGGCGACGGCCAGGCGATCAAGATCTACGCCGATGCGTTCGGTCGCGATCCGGAGTTCTTCGCCTTCTACCGGTCGATGCAGGCCTATCGGACGATGGTCAACGAAGGCTCGGGCGACACCACCATGGTGCTCTCGCCCGACAGCGACTTCTTCAAGTACTTCAACTCCATCACCGGCGGGGTCCCGGCGCCGGTCCAGTGA
- the hflK gene encoding FtsH protease activity modulator HflK has translation MLRRQQQRFKGMLPSGFGGPKLIVLAVLILAGLWAANGFYRVQPNQLGIELVFGKYDGVPKEPGLQWNWPAPFGEVFRPDVTRENRIEIGFRSGGDSRTGTGRDVAEESMMITGDENIIDIDFVVFWIIRSPGDFLFNLQNPEQTVKVSAEAVMRDIIGNTRIQDALTERRGQIQVAAQQQLQALVDEYGAGIEIRSVQLDQVDPPTQVIDAFNEVQRARQDLERLKNEAEAYRNDVVPRARGEAAQLIEGADAYRQEVVNRAQGDANRFNSVYEAYVQAKDVTTKRIYLETLEDILSNVNKVIIDDDAGGSGVVPYLPLPELQNRLNNNRPAGASSTQKGGN, from the coding sequence ATGCTGCGCCGGCAGCAGCAGCGCTTCAAAGGCATGCTGCCGAGCGGCTTCGGCGGCCCGAAGCTGATCGTGCTTGCGGTGCTCATTCTCGCCGGCCTGTGGGCGGCGAACGGTTTCTACCGCGTTCAGCCGAACCAGCTCGGCATCGAACTGGTGTTCGGCAAGTATGACGGCGTTCCGAAGGAACCGGGTCTGCAGTGGAACTGGCCGGCGCCGTTCGGCGAGGTGTTCCGCCCCGACGTGACCCGTGAAAACCGGATCGAGATCGGCTTCCGCTCTGGTGGCGACTCGCGCACCGGTACCGGCCGGGATGTGGCGGAAGAAAGCATGATGATCACCGGCGATGAGAACATCATCGACATCGATTTCGTCGTGTTCTGGATCATCCGCAGCCCGGGCGACTTCCTGTTCAACCTGCAGAATCCCGAGCAGACGGTGAAGGTGTCCGCCGAAGCCGTCATGCGCGACATCATCGGCAACACGCGCATCCAGGATGCGCTGACCGAACGCCGCGGTCAGATCCAGGTCGCGGCCCAGCAGCAGCTTCAGGCTCTGGTGGACGAGTACGGCGCCGGCATCGAGATCCGGTCCGTGCAGCTCGACCAGGTCGACCCGCCGACACAGGTCATCGACGCCTTCAACGAGGTGCAGCGCGCCCGTCAGGACCTCGAGCGACTGAAGAACGAGGCCGAGGCGTACCGGAACGACGTGGTGCCGCGGGCCCGAGGCGAGGCGGCCCAGCTCATCGAAGGGGCCGACGCGTATCGCCAGGAGGTGGTCAATCGGGCCCAGGGTGACGCCAACCGCTTCAATTCGGTCTACGAGGCCTATGTCCAGGCGAAGGACGTCACCACCAAGCGGATCTATCTGGAGACGCTGGAGGACATCCTGAGCAACGTGAACAAGGTGATCATCGACGATGACGCCGGCGGCAGCGGCGTGGTGCCGTATCTGCCCCTGCCGGAGCTTCAGAACCGGTTGAACAACAACCGCCCGGCGGGCGCGTCCAGCACGCAGAAGGGAGGCAACTGA
- a CDS encoding dihydrofolate reductase, with amino-acid sequence MVDVTLIAAVADNRVIGDSGRGLPWSLPADLAHFKRRTLGHSMVMGRRTWDSIGRPLPGRRSIVVTRDAGWSADGAERAGDLHAALAACPGEAEVFVIGGGEIFALALPGATRLALTFVHMEAEGDVLFPELDWSRWRETWREAHPAADGRPAFTFADCVRR; translated from the coding sequence ATGGTCGACGTCACACTCATCGCCGCGGTCGCGGACAACCGGGTCATCGGCGACAGCGGGCGGGGGCTGCCGTGGTCGCTGCCGGCCGATCTCGCCCATTTCAAGCGCCGCACCCTGGGCCACAGCATGGTGATGGGGCGCCGCACCTGGGACTCCATCGGCCGGCCGCTGCCCGGTCGGCGGTCCATCGTGGTGACCCGCGACGCCGGGTGGTCGGCCGACGGGGCGGAGCGGGCCGGCGACCTGCACGCCGCCCTCGCCGCCTGTCCCGGTGAGGCGGAGGTCTTCGTCATCGGCGGCGGCGAGATCTTCGCCCTGGCCCTGCCGGGGGCAACCCGCCTGGCGCTCACCTTCGTGCATATGGAGGCGGAAGGGGACGTGCTGTTCCCGGAGCTCGACTGGTCGCGGTGGCGCGAGACCTGGCGCGAGGCCCATCCGGCGGCGGACGGACGCCCGGCCTTCACGTTTGCCGATTGCGTACGGCGGTAG
- a CDS encoding DUF2065 domain-containing protein: MSDFLAAFALVLVIEGLLYAAAPEAMRRAMTVVLAQPAGALRIAGLAAAIIGVLLLWLLRG; encoded by the coding sequence ATGAGCGATTTCCTCGCCGCTTTTGCGTTGGTCTTGGTGATCGAGGGGCTGCTCTACGCCGCAGCCCCGGAAGCCATGCGGCGGGCGATGACGGTGGTCCTGGCGCAACCGGCGGGCGCCCTGCGGATCGCCGGCCTCGCCGCGGCCATCATCGGCGTCCTCCTGCTCTGGCTGCTGCGCGGCTGA